In the genome of Paenibacillus pabuli, the window AGGTCTCTCAGATTCGTTAGGCCAACAATGTATGGGAAGCATGATCAGTTCCAAACCTAAAACTGCCTATCCCTACACGTTCACACAAACATTTATATCCATTCGAATTAATTCCCATTTATCCATAAGTACTTATCTCCCCTACTACTTCGATGCCAGCATCTTGGATGCCTGTCCAAAGGAGATACCGGTATAGTAGTGTTTGAGAATCTGGGTTGCGGTGTGACCCTCCTGTGCCATGCCGTTGGCTCCCCACTGGCTCATGCCGACTCCGTGACCGTATCCATACGTTGTAATCTGAACCTCATCTCCATCAGTCTTCCAGCTGAACTGGCTGGATCTCAGCCCAAGCAGCTTTCGAACCTCCGGCCCACTAAACGTTTTACCAGCAATCTGCATCTCCTTGATTCGATGGCCTTGTGTAGTTGACAATACTTCCATCCAGCCACCGCTCTGCTGCGCACTCACAGGGATGGCATTCGCCCCCAGATTCAACTTTCGGAGAATCTCACTGCGTTTCAACGTGATGGTTTCCTTAAAGCCCGGAGCCAGACTTTTGTCCCAGGGGCTATCTACACTTTTCAGATAAGGAACCACGTTCCCCCATACATCCTCTGCATTCTCCGTATACCCATTACTTGTAGAGAAAAAGGATGCGGTAATCGCTTTGCCTTGATATGTCATGACGGCATCCTTGCTTTCGCGGACAGCCTGCTGCAGCTTTTCCCATTCCTTCGCTTTCCCCAGACGCGTCCAGTCCGCTTTTACCTGTTCCGGTGGTATAAATACCTGATGACTTACCGTATCCGTTACATCGGCTTCTCCTGAAGGTATGCCACTTGTATCGTTGGCTGCCAGTCTCCTCACAATAAATGTCCTTGCAGCAATGGCTTGTGCTTTCAGGGCCTCCAATCTGAACTCAGCCGGCATTTCGGCAGCAACTACTCCGGTAACATAATCTTCAAGGGGAAGATTCATCGTTGTACCGGTTGCAGACAGGTACACCCTTACTTGAGGTTCAGGGTAGGTAACAGGTACAGCTGGAGAAGGTGCTGGGGTCGTTATACTGCCTGTACCTGGTGGGACAGGGATCGGTTTGACAGGATCATCCGTCCGCGGCCAGACCAGAATGGCTGGGATTAGCAAGGCAAGCGCCAGTACTGAGGATACAGCCGCTGCAGGCTGCCAACGAGTGCTCTTCTTGCCCCATCTGCGCCCTCGGCCGAACGTACGCATTCGGCGGCGCTTCACACGACGAAACTGGTCTAATTCAATGACAGGTATGTGTATACGCGCCGCAGTGCTTTGAGCTGACTCCTGATTGGAGCCAGGCCGTCCAGGAGATGTTGTTATGGGTTCATCTGGAACAGTTCTAATGTTCGTTGAAGATAGCTTGTCTTTTTCCACACCAAAACCAGTGACCTCTTCTGGCTCCTTCACTAGTGGACGAGGGACAAGAGGTACCTTAACCTGCACACGGGCTTCTTTCATTTTAATATAACCCTCCGTTGTCCATGGCCGGTCAAACGCCGGTCCTTTTGTTCAAATCCATAGTTTAGGGTATGAGCTTAGTGGATCTGATAGAACCTAATTTAAGAGAAACGAAGGCATTCATAATGGGACGATCTCTACCTTGCTTCTGCTATGTATTAATGAAAAACGCTGATATGTCGCCGAGTCTACTCCATACGGTGCCATCTCTCCCTCAAAAAACATGCTCTTTCATTCTGTTCAGAATTGGTACAGAATACGATGATATGCTATATAAGTTAGGACCAGCTATTAATAGAATCAGGTACTGATTCAGTAAATCGTTGAATACAAAAAAAGCCAAGCCAGATGGCTTAGCTTTTGATCTTGAATTACATGACAGCAGACTCTTGTATCCGCAATTCACACTGATGTGCGTTTTATACTATAGAGCACCGTCCATTGTCCCATTCGAGGTTATGCCCAAGTCGGTTGTACTTTAAACAGCGGTACTTCTTCCCCGGCTTTTTCATTCGATGCTTTTACTGCATCCAGCTTAGGCTCTTCAACCGAAATACGATAAATATCGGCTCCAAGTC includes:
- the spoIID gene encoding stage II sporulation protein D gives rise to the protein MKEARVQVKVPLVPRPLVKEPEEVTGFGVEKDKLSSTNIRTVPDEPITTSPGRPGSNQESAQSTAARIHIPVIELDQFRRVKRRRMRTFGRGRRWGKKSTRWQPAAAVSSVLALALLIPAILVWPRTDDPVKPIPVPPGTGSITTPAPSPAVPVTYPEPQVRVYLSATGTTMNLPLEDYVTGVVAAEMPAEFRLEALKAQAIAARTFIVRRLAANDTSGIPSGEADVTDTVSHQVFIPPEQVKADWTRLGKAKEWEKLQQAVRESKDAVMTYQGKAITASFFSTSNGYTENAEDVWGNVVPYLKSVDSPWDKSLAPGFKETITLKRSEILRKLNLGANAIPVSAQQSGGWMEVLSTTQGHRIKEMQIAGKTFSGPEVRKLLGLRSSQFSWKTDGDEVQITTYGYGHGVGMSQWGANGMAQEGHTATQILKHYYTGISFGQASKMLASK